One Dromiciops gliroides isolate mDroGli1 chromosome 3, mDroGli1.pri, whole genome shotgun sequence DNA segment encodes these proteins:
- the LOC122749180 gene encoding 40S ribosomal protein S23-like gives MGKCRGLRTARKLRSHRRDQKWHDKQYKKAHLGTALKANPFGGASHAKGIVLEKVGVEAKQPNSAIRKCVRVQLIKNGKKITAFVPNDGCLNFIEENDEVLVAGFGQKGHAVGDIPGVRFKVVKVANVSLLALYKGKKERPRS, from the coding sequence ATGGGTAAGTGCCGAGGTCTTCGTACAGCTAGAAAGCTTCGCAGCCACAGAAGAGACCAAAAGTGGCATGACAAACAATACAAGAAAGCTCATTTGGGCACAGCCTTGAAGGCCAACCCATTTGGAGGAGCATCTCATGCAAAAGGGATTGTCTTGGAGAAAGTTGGTGTTGAAGCCAAGCAGCCCAATTCTGCCATCAGGAAGTGTGTGAGAGTCCAGCTGATTAAGAATGGCAAAAAAATCACCGCCTTTGTTCCCAATGATGGTTGCTTGAACTTTATTGAGGAAAACGATGAAGTTTTGGTTGCTGGATTTGGTCAAAAAGGTCATGCTGTTGGTGATATTCCTGGAGTCCGCTTCAAGGTTGTGAAAGTTGCAAATGTTTCTCTTCTGGCCTTGtacaaaggcaagaaggaaagacCAAGATCATAA